One part of the Ornithodoros turicata isolate Travis chromosome 2, ASM3712646v1, whole genome shotgun sequence genome encodes these proteins:
- the LOC135384769 gene encoding E3 ubiquitin-protein ligase MARCHF2-like translates to MTTEGQIENEHTAPNETSDNPDESTGIGEAPMCRICFRGANSGSLLSPCNCKGSIGLVHRACLEEWLSARNTTECCICSYQFVVEKRPKSVWEWLTDSSTRVNRWYILVDTTLSLFGAAMLIISAWLSAAEIVSGISSMSGCVLILLIVLLAAMICFVDIYLMIKHHRIALNHWRQDNWHMHVVLPDDNVPQETTTAQPSSSETATATVVASVGESPSTALVEAAASAAVNASSTTLVEVPAETPVPAEAHSHVDTTSDVNPEALHTKHSSSSSTPPATQIGSSKSATDEPRDQGSSSELRKRKLS, encoded by the coding sequence ATGACGACCGAGGGGCAGATCGAAAATGAGCACACCGCCCCCAACGAGACATCCGACAACCCGGATGAGTCGACGGGAATTGGCGAGGCCCCCATGTGCAGGATCTGctttcgcggcgctaactccGGATCGCTCCTGTCGCCCTGCAACTGCAAGGGATCTATCGGCCTCGTACACAGAGCGTGTCTGGAGGAGTGGCTGTCGGCGCGAAACACTACAGAGTGCTGTATATGCTCCTACCAGTTCGTCGTCGAGAAAAGGCCAAAAAGTGTTTGGGAATGGCTCACGGACTCATCTACTAGAGTTAATCGGTGGTACATCCTTGTCGACACAACGCTGTCTCTCTTCGGTGCCGCCATGCTCATCATATCCGCCTGGCTGTCAGCCGCAGAGATCGTTAGCGGAATCTCCTCCATGTCTGGGTGCGTGCTCATTCTTCTGATAGTTTTGCTGGCTGCAATGATTTGTTTCGTTGATATTTACCTTATGATCAAGCATCACAGAATTGCACTTAACCACTGGCGACAAGATAACTGGCACATGCACGTCGTTCTTCCGGATGATAACGTACCccaagaaacaacaaccgctCAGCCTTCTTCTTCAGAGACAGCAACGGCAACTGTCGTGGCGTCAGTAGGTGAATCTCCATCCACCGCCCTTGTTGAGGCTGCTGCAAGTGCTGCCGTTAACGCTTCGTCTACCACTCTCGTAGAGGTTCCCGCCGAGACCCCTGTCCCTGCCGAGGCTCATTCCCACGTTGACACTACATCCGATGTGAATCCCGAGGCTCTGCACACCAAACATTCCAGTAGTTCTTCTACGCCGCCCGCAACGCAAATCGGCAGCAGCAAATCAGCCACTGATGAGCCTAGAGATCAAGGCAGTAGTTCGGAGTTGAGGAAGCGAAAGCTCTCCTGA